Below is a window of bacterium DNA.
GATGTGCGTGTAGTCCCGCGCGAGGCCCCAGGCGAAGCCCGCCAGGTACGCGCGCCCCAGGCCCGCCTTCTCGGTGCGGTGGAGCACATGGACCCGCCCATCGGTCGCGGCTCGGGCGTCGGCCAGCGCCCCCGTCCCATCGGGCGAGCCATCGTCCACCACGAGCACGTGCCCCTCGGGCAGGTGCGCGTGGACTGCG
It encodes the following:
- a CDS encoding glycosyltransferase, which gives rise to MSDQPKPLVVVPTYNEAENIEALLDAVHAHLPEGHVLVVDDGSPDGTGALADARAATDGRVHVLHRTEKAGLGRAYLAGFAWGLARDYTHI